The DNA window TGCACGAAAAGGAACTGGAACACATCCATGACCCGCATCCGTTGGATTTCAGGTATCTGGAAGACTACATCGAGGATGTCGAGGACAACGGGCAGGTCGAGGTGGTCACCGGCGACATCGAAGTGGTGCCGGGCATCCGCATGGTGCACACCCCGGCGCACACCGAGGGCGGCATGTCCGTGCTGGTGGACACCCCGGCGGGCACGGTCATGATCTGCGGGTTCTGTACCATTCTGGAGAATCTGTATCCGCCCGTGGATGTCACGGCCATGGAAATGGACGTCATCCCTCCGGGCACCCATGTGAACGCCAACGATGCCTACGACATTCTTGTGCGCGCCAAGACCATGGCCGACATGGTGCTGCCCCTGCATGAACCGAAATACGCCTCGGGCGCGGTCATCGGCAGCCGGGAGTAGCTCGTGGTGCCGGGGCAGGGGAAATGAAAGCCCAACAAAAAAGGCTCCATAAAGGAGCCTTATTTGAGCGGAAAGCCGTCATGGAAGGGGAGCGAGTCATGCGCGGCATTCCGCAAGCAATCAGTTCGTAAACTGTGTAGCTTGAGTAGAAAGTATCCTGTGGCGTGAAAATTACAATGGGGCACGGCCCTCTTTTTCATGAAAAGAATTAGGGGAATCCCCTAGTTCTGTTCAGGGTTTGTTGAGGGTTTGCTGTGTGGATAATGCGGGAACCCGGCGGCAGGCTGTCGCAGACCGCACAAGGAGCATGTGACGATGAAGGAATTGACCGAGCCGGACATGGGTGCCTGCGCGTTGGTTATCGTGGATATGCAGAATGATTTCGTGCGCCCGGAGGGGAGCATGGTCACGCAGGGGGCCGAGGCCATGCTCCCGGACCTGGTGGCGTTGGCAAACCGCTTTCGCGAACGCGGTCTGCCCGTGGTTCATGTGGTGCGGCTGTATGAACAGGACGGCTCCAATGCGGACCTGTGCCGCAGGGAGCGGCTGGCAGCGGGCGAGCGGCTTGTGGTGCCGGGCACATGGGGCGCGAGCGTGGCCGAGGGCCTGTTGCCGCGAGGCGCAAGGCAGGATGAGGAATTGCTGCTGGCCGGGCGTCCCCAGCCGCTGGGTGAGCGAGAGTTTCTTTTGTACAAGCCGCGCTGGAGCGCGTTTTTCGGAACCCGGCTGCACGGTCTGTTGCAGGATTTGGGGGTGGGCAGCGTGGCCGTGGCCGGCACATGGTATCCCAACTGCATCCACGCCACCATCTATGACGCGGCCGCGCTGGATTATCGTGTGCTTGCGGTGCGCGACTGCATTGCGGGCATCACGGAAAAGGATTGCGTGGACCTCGGGCGCGTGTGTGTGCGTGTGGCCGGATCGGGCGGGTTATTCCAGTAGGCTTGCCAGCGTTTTTTCGCTGCGGCGCACCATTCGTTGTGCGCTGAAATTCTTGAGCATGTGCCTGCGCATTCCCGTGGGCGGTGCGTCCAGTGCCGTGATCAGCGCATCGGCGAGCGCCTGGCCTCGGCCCGGCTCGGTGACCGTTCCGGTGTTGCCGAGCACGCGTGCGCTGTCCCCGGAATTCGTGGCCACGCAGGGCACGTCGCAAGCCATGGCCTCGCCCAGCACATTGGGAAATCCTTCGCCTTGCAGGGAGCTGAGGCAGAAGACGTCCAGCCCGTTGAAGGCTTCGGGCATGGTTTCCTGATCCCGCCAGATCACGTGTTTTTCCAGTCCCAGTTGCCGGGTCATGTTCAAGAGCGGCTGGCGCGCGGCCAGTGTGCCCCTGCCCATGCACACGAATGTGCAGTCCGGGTGCGTGCGCACCAGCAGTGAGGCGGCGCGCAGGAACGTGGCGTGGTCCTTGATCGGGACGATGCGCGCGGCCATGCCGATGACCGGACCGACATGGTCCGGTGACAGCCCCCAGCGGGCGCGGGCGCGCAGTCCGGCTTCCGGGTCCGGACGAAAGCGTTTCATGTCGATGCCGTTGGGAATTACGTGCAGCCTGTCTGCGGGATATCCGGCGGCAAAGGCCTGTTTCATGCCTTCATATGAATTGGCGATGATCATGTGCGGGGTGCGGCAGAGCCCGCGTTCCACGCATGCATGCAGCGCGGCCACGGGTCCGCGCCCCTCTTGCTGCATGTCCGAGGTGCGCAATCCCCATACGGTTTTCATTGTCGGGAACAGGGGGCGCATGAGCGAGGTGAACAGATTGGCCGTGCCCAGATAGCCGTGCATGATCTGCGGCCGGAATCTGCGGATGCAGCGGACGAGTCGAAAGGAAAACCCGGCCATGTCCGCGCGGCTCTTTTTTTGGAGGTCGAAGCAATGCACGCCGTGCAGGCGTTCCTCCAGTGCGCCGCCTCCATAGAACACGGCAACGGCAACGGCATGTCCGCGTGCTGCAAGACCGTTGGCCAGCGTCACCAGCTGCGCCTCGGCCCCGCCGGGGTCCAAGGAGCGCACCAAAAAGAGAATGCGCATGGGGGTGTTCACGAAAGGTCCTTTTGGTGGCGGTCCAGCCAGGCCTGGAACATGAGCGTATCCCAGATGTAGGTGCTCCAGTTTCCCTGCCCGTTTTTGTAGTTTCGCCACATGCGCGCGACCATATCCACGTCCACGTACCCTTGTCCACGAATGATTTTCGGGTCGAGCAGTGATTCGCACCAGTCGCGCAGATCCGTGCGCAGCCAGTGCTCCAGCGGAATGCTGAATCCCATCTTGGGTCGTTCGAACAGAGCCGGGGGCACATGTCTCGCCAATACCGCACGCAGGGGCAGCTTGGCCCGTCCATCCGGTCCGAGCTTCATGTCCGCAGGCAGCGAGGCCGCAAACTCCACCACCCGGTGGTCCAGCAGGGGCACGCGCGCTTCAAGGCTTGCAGCCATGGTGGCACGGTCCACCTTGGTCAGGATGTCGTCCGGCAGGTAGGCGCGGGTGTCCATGAGCGTCATGAGCGCGCCCTTGTGGCGCGTGAGTTTTCCATAGTCGTGCGTAAACGGCGTGTCCGGCTCGGTTGCGCCGTGCACGAAGTCCGCCGGGTGTTTCTGGTGCGAGAGCGCATGGCGGTAAAAGGCTTGGAAGTCGGGCAGGGCCAGCGCGTCCAGCCGCCAGTGGATTTTCGATGCCAGCGGCCCGAGCAGCCCCATGACGCGGTTGGGCACGGCCTTGCCCGTCCGGGATATGGCCCGGCGCACGGGCAGCGGCAGGCAGCCCAGCAGCTTCCATGCGCGCAGGGCCAGCGCGTAGCGCGCATAGCCCATGAACAGCTCGTCCCCGCCGTCGCCGGAAAGGGCCACGGTCACATGCTGGCGCGTGAGCCGCGCAAGGCACAGGCTGGGCACCTGCGAGGAATCCGCGAACGGTTCGTCCCAGTATTCGGGCAGCGAGGGGATGACCTCGGCCATTTCCCGTGGCGTGACCCGCAGTTCGGTGTGGTCCGTGCCCAGATGCTGTGCGATGGCGCGGGCCATGGGTGATTCGTCGTATTCCGGCTCGTCGAACCCGATGGAAAAGGTGCGCACCGGATTGGAGCTTTGGGCCTGCATGAGCGCGGCCACGGTGGAGGAGTCAATGCCTCCGGAAAGAAACGCGCCCAGCGGAACATCCGAGATCATGCGCAGCCGTACCGCGTCCGAAAGCAGGCGGTGCAGGTGCTCGGCGGCCTCGTCCGCGCTGCCGGAAAACGGCGCGGCCAATCCTTTTTCCCATGCGCTTGCCGCGCTCCACCAGCAGTGGTCGTGCGTTCCGTTGCTGTCCAGCGTCAGGATGTGGCCGGGTTCCAGCTTGCGCGCGCCTTCATAGATGCAATGGGGTGCGGGAATGTAGTTGTGCCGGAAGAACAGGGACAGGGCGTTGCGGTTCAGGCGCGGGGAAAATTCCGGGTGCGGGCGCAGTCCCTTGAGTTCGGAGGCGAAGAGCAGGCTGTTGCGGGTGCGGGCATAGAACAGGGGCTTGATGCCCATACGGTCCCGCGCCAGTTGCAGGGTGTGGTTCTCGCGGTCCCACAGGGCCAGCGCAAACATGCCGATGGCGCGTTTGAGGACGGCCTCCAGCCCC is part of the Pseudodesulfovibrio senegalensis genome and encodes:
- a CDS encoding N-acyl homoserine lactonase family protein; this encodes MSQYLIHPMVMGTKVFDKGMMTYQHGYGTPYTIPIYSWYLEGGDKTILVDTGEMHPVVSEDREKAIGGPILTFEQGLERHGLKPEDVDIVIHTHLHNDHCENDYKCTNARFYVHEKELEHIHDPHPLDFRYLEDYIEDVEDNGQVEVVTGDIEVVPGIRMVHTPAHTEGGMSVLVDTPAGTVMICGFCTILENLYPPVDVTAMEMDVIPPGTHVNANDAYDILVRAKTMADMVLPLHEPKYASGAVIGSRE
- a CDS encoding glycosyltransferase; this translates as MNTPMRILFLVRSLDPGGAEAQLVTLANGLAARGHAVAVAVFYGGGALEERLHGVHCFDLQKKSRADMAGFSFRLVRCIRRFRPQIMHGYLGTANLFTSLMRPLFPTMKTVWGLRTSDMQQEGRGPVAALHACVERGLCRTPHMIIANSYEGMKQAFAAGYPADRLHVIPNGIDMKRFRPDPEAGLRARARWGLSPDHVGPVIGMAARIVPIKDHATFLRAASLLVRTHPDCTFVCMGRGTLAARQPLLNMTRQLGLEKHVIWRDQETMPEAFNGLDVFCLSSLQGEGFPNVLGEAMACDVPCVATNSGDSARVLGNTGTVTEPGRGQALADALITALDAPPTGMRRHMLKNFSAQRMVRRSEKTLASLLE
- a CDS encoding cysteine hydrolase family protein, which produces MKELTEPDMGACALVIVDMQNDFVRPEGSMVTQGAEAMLPDLVALANRFRERGLPVVHVVRLYEQDGSNADLCRRERLAAGERLVVPGTWGASVAEGLLPRGARQDEELLLAGRPQPLGEREFLLYKPRWSAFFGTRLHGLLQDLGVGSVAVAGTWYPNCIHATIYDAAALDYRVLAVRDCIAGITEKDCVDLGRVCVRVAGSGGLFQ
- the asnB gene encoding asparagine synthase (glutamine-hydrolyzing); the protein is MCGIAGFAPLCPGTGERNRQDMQAICRAMTDPLRHRGPDGSGIWTDERFGVAFGHRRLSILDLSPSGAQPMESACKRFVLTYNGEIYNHPDLRRELESLGHAFRGTSDTETLLAAIAEWGLEAVLKRAIGMFALALWDRENHTLQLARDRMGIKPLFYARTRNSLLFASELKGLRPHPEFSPRLNRNALSLFFRHNYIPAPHCIYEGARKLEPGHILTLDSNGTHDHCWWSAASAWEKGLAAPFSGSADEAAEHLHRLLSDAVRLRMISDVPLGAFLSGGIDSSTVAALMQAQSSNPVRTFSIGFDEPEYDESPMARAIAQHLGTDHTELRVTPREMAEVIPSLPEYWDEPFADSSQVPSLCLARLTRQHVTVALSGDGGDELFMGYARYALALRAWKLLGCLPLPVRRAISRTGKAVPNRVMGLLGPLASKIHWRLDALALPDFQAFYRHALSHQKHPADFVHGATEPDTPFTHDYGKLTRHKGALMTLMDTRAYLPDDILTKVDRATMAASLEARVPLLDHRVVEFAASLPADMKLGPDGRAKLPLRAVLARHVPPALFERPKMGFSIPLEHWLRTDLRDWCESLLDPKIIRGQGYVDVDMVARMWRNYKNGQGNWSTYIWDTLMFQAWLDRHQKDLS